The window ATGAGCTACTCGTGTTAATGCGGGTTCTACGGAAGGAGAGGCTTATGAGACTCTCATTGGAGTTAAAGATGACCCTACATTTGAGAAATTGCCTTTTGTTTCTCTTTTGTTTTTGGTGCACCCTGAAGGTTCCAACTTGTATAAAATCTATGTATCTCGTAAAGAACTATATTTTTGTGCAGGCTCTCTATTTTTGGTATACTTGTAGTTCAGGAATATTCCTGCATTAATAAAATTACTTGATcttatcaacaaaaaaaaaaatatcaataaTTCCTTCTTATCcaccccgccccccccccccccccccccacaaccaaccaaaaaaaaaaaaaaccaacaaacTGTATGCGTATTTGCTTGTTTTTTTGGGATTCTTTTAGTCTTAATCAGTAAATGGAGCTTCTATCCTTGTACTTCATTATAGTTCTTACTTTCCACTCTGGTGTGATGTTAGAATATTGTCATGATTGATAACTGAAGAAATCGGTACCGTAGCATCTCAAAATGAGAGAAAAGTGGGACCCCAGTATGATGGAAATGAGGGGAAACTGCATTAGAGTTCCACCGTTGTGTCAACTTTGGACTGTTTTAAGATGATAGACCAGGAAATGGCAAAAATTTATTCTTGTTTTACATTTGGTTACCTGAATGAGCAATTGTCTAGGGCACATAGGACAATGTCCCTAGTCTTTGCACGTCATAGCTGGGGCCTCTTGAAAGATTTGAGTACTATTGCTTCTACGCTGCTTTGTAATATGCAAATCTTTCTTTAATCAATCTAGTATTGCTTCCATATTGAACTTAATATCATCAATCCTTCACAAATGGTTGAGTTTGTCCCCCGTTTGTTATACTCTTCCTCGTTTCTTCACCcgttctttttttatttctttttcagGCTGAAGAAAAGCACTGTGAGATTCTTGGTCAACTTCTTTACACTGCCAAGCTTGTTGCCAAACAGGAAGGTCTTCTCGAGAACGGGTTCAGACTTGTGATCAATGATGGGCCTAGTGGATGTTTGTATCTTTGCTTCTTGCTCCCTTGTTTCAGTTGGAGTTCCGTTTATAAATTTATATTAACCTAAAGATTGCTTTTTCAGGCCAATCTGTTTATCATCTTCACCTTCACCTTCTCGGTGGACGACAAATGAACTGGCCACCCGGCTAAAGGAAGTCGAGACGATTCCAGATTTCCTCCAATCGTCTGTGTAGCATTTGCTAACAAAACACTATTATCTATGTGTAGCAGTTAATGAATCAAACTAGAAGCTTGTGCTATACCCCTATGGAGAGATATGGGACTCCTGACAGTTATGCTATTTATCAATAAGAGAGCTTTCTGGTGGTATGacgttagatttttttttttttttttgaaagtatGACGTTACTATGAAATGGAATAAAGATAGACCAACCACTTATGAATGTAAAACGTTACTGTGGTCGGAAGACAGTATTAGAAGCGAATTATGAGTCTGACCAATTTGTGATTCTGAGTGAGCTGTCCTTGATTGCAATgtagaatatttcttaaattgGAGCCTTGAATAACTTCACTGGCTCTCCTATGTATTTCTTTGCTCTGAAGCAACACATTTCCTATCAAGACGTAAAGCCACAAAATAAAcaaaattttacaaaaaaaaaaaaaaaatgttattgaACAGCGTGGAGACTCATCTAATTATGTCCCACTTTTTGGATTAAAAACAATTATTGCTCATAATGTGTCCATTCCTTGAGTTTGTGTCACGAGTATAACGGATGGTGCACACCTCAAATAAATGATGGAGGATACAATAGATGTTGCGTGAAAGGAAACGTGCAGTTTCATGCCCCCATCAATACGTAACAAAGTTGGCAAACCTTCATTTGGTAACAAATTAACTAGAAACCTGTCCAAATATGCAATTTATTCTCTACACAGTATAAGCTTTGTCCCAAGAGGTTcttcaaaattctaaaaaaaaaaaaaaaaaaaaaaaaacagacgaCGATCACTATTTCAACTTATATCCCATATTGACATACTTTTATAGCTAGATTATCTCCATAGTAATTTGATGAGTTTAACTCCTATGTATTGTTACACAATCATATTACTAATTCGATCAATTTTATAAGCTGTCCGCATGCGTATATTTGATCCTAACTATTAGCGGAGAGCAAAATTGGATCATTTCGCAAAATTCAAAGGCTGTGGACCTTTTCCTTATTATATTAATCAGTAATCTTATAGAAATGATAAATTAGTTGCTATAACAAAATTAAATCACAATGACAATATAAGAATCTTTACATGTGATATATAACTTAAGAATTTCATTATTCCatcagaataagtaatatattcTGTACATTGATAGTTTTACATATTGCTCAACCAgaataaaattatttttccatGACAGCTGAGATATGAgcccggagcctaaagggtataaaaatacacggcttttaccaaaagggaacgttaaaaatttattataccaaaacgggtatatcgtgggctgatccacgatataccccaattttttttttttttttaaattatcagAAAACGAAaacgaaaataaaaataaaaattacaagtataacgtggactgatccacgttatacaatataaattgtataacgtggatcagtccacgttatacaattaaaacttgtataacgtggactgatccacgttatacaatttatattgtataacgtggatcagtccacgttatacaagttatatTGTATATTTGGACTGATCCTTTTGCCCTAAAATATTTACCTTCGTTCCCTTCCCCCTAAAATCTTCTGCCGCTTCTTCATTCCCTTCGTTGTCTTGCTAAAATCTTCCATTCTCCTCCATTAATTACAGAAGCTCTATCTTCTTCTACTTTTCCTTctcctctattttttttaaacCCTGCAAAACAATCTAATTTTTGAAGTAGCTTCTTCAGCTTTATCTATTATTGCTATTTAAATTGaggtattttttctaactcatataatattgtatatttataatagatatagatctgtttgtcttatatatcttaattgttattttttatttgtgttatttaaTACGTTTCTGttattttgtgttattttaatttgaacttaaaatatgattgttagaagcattattatataaaaggtcctatttgtttagtagcacttttgaagaaatttgttgttatgttactgttatttttgtggattcTTATATATAAAAGATCTGAATAACTAAATAATATATTTTGTTAGGAAttgttatgttgctgttatttttgttagtgttgtggatgtttgtaaaacgtggactgatccacgttatacaaaatatagtgtataacgtggatcaatccacattttacaagttgaaACATTGTGGAACTGGATATTGCCAATAATAGACCGATGATGACATTTTCGGTACAGGAAAAAAGAATTGTGAAATGTGTCAAAGAATCGaattttttcctctctttttgtGAATGTTGCTTTGTTTGATGTATTTATGCATTACCATAGTAATTTATGACTGCAGAACCTGTaatttcttcaatatattttgttatggatttttatacaatatattttgttatggattgttatacaatatatttttttaatagtgaGTTACTCCAAATAACTTGATCtggatttcattttttttttttgtataaggtatggagtttccacgggtatgcgtacatccggggccagaagtgtacgatgtgttaacactccaggagaagcatTGATCAGAGGCTGTGTGGGATGGTTCCTTGAGAGGACCGACCGGATGCCTGTTTCCTCGCCGCGCGGATACTGAATTTTGGAAGCATGTGAGGcgtcatccttttcatcctcgcatccttgactactttggcctgtgtggatttaggggagtaatagaggtaggatgtgtatcatatgattgggcagtcatcactgcacttatagagagatggcgtcctgagacgcacacctttcatctgcgtacaggtgaggcgaccatcacattacaagatatcgaggtcatgtttggcttggttgttgatggttatcccttgaataatcttaatgctaGATATATCGATATTGGTGGGTGGCAACAATTGATCCATGAGCTTACTGGTTGGGCACCCGGTCtggattgttttaatggtgttagtaggttagaagtacataaattaattgaatatattagaggcttagatgATATTACAGATCAGACCCCAGAAATTGATGTGCAACAGCGGGTTAGGTTGCACTTGCTATGGCTTTGTGGCGGCACGATATTTCCGGATAAGTCCGGTGACTTACTGAATTTAGATTATTTGCTTGACATGCGTGACCTTAGAGCAATGAATGAACAAGCTTGGGGAGCGGCtgcattgtcatatttgtatacttgtttatgcCGTGCTTCGTTGAGGAAAACGaaggatgtgtgtggattcatttccttattgtaggtacgtgacctttaaaattatataattttatttggttgtcctatttgatagttataaggtttttatgtatttatttttattttttaatataggtttgggcttgggagcgcATTATACCGATGCAGCCACCATGCAGGGCTCTTCCGCCACACACGGCTCTTGCACGAAGGTGGACTCATCGTAAATCCCACGAAAATGAGGCACGTGATGTTTTACccatatgtagggatgtattggACAACCTAATAGATGGCcaggtattttatcataattatggttgttaatggcGTTTTGATTGAATAGTTATGCTTATGTGGCAGCCTTATTCAGAGGCCATCATCAACAGACTCCCTGAGTGGTGTCTGCGTGGCCGAGATATTTGGATGGCGAAAGTTCCCCTTATTTGTGGGATCTATCGAGAGTGGCACATGGTAGACCGCGTTCTCAGACAGTTTGGTAGGAAGCAACATATTCCGGGTCCATGTGCAGAGATTGATCCTTTTCATTACAAACGTGACAAGCGGTATGCTATAAAAGTGGAGGATCAAGAATATTTTACAGAAACAGACTTTTTGTGGGGAAATCGTCGAGATAGTTTAATTCAGGCCGAGTATGAAACTCAAGATCCACAGTCACTATCAgagtatttttgttggtatcgacgtcactcgcgcactttcataggaaatcctgcgcataaagtggatagaggataccaacacatggcaggcaggcatgaggcactggtacgtacattacattccattagatgtttgatgtctttatatgtgtcTTAGACCACTATCAAATATCGATTTTTTTTTAGGCTTTAGGACATCAAGAATCATACAGGTTGGCTCAGCAGACTATCCAAGATCCAACCAAGTCTAATGAAGTGAAGGAAATAGCAGAGATGTTTAGCCACATTAATACAGAGTCCATGGCTGCTGCCTCTCTGGGGACGATGTTGAGTTTCGCTCCATATTATACACCACCGGCAGAGTATGTTGAGCCGCCTACTATGCAAGTGCCTCGTCATCAACGTCCTAATGTACCAAGACCTGCGGCGCGTGGTAGAGGACGCCAATCAGGTAACAGACGGGGTCGAACTCCCGTGGATCACCAGTTGGTTGATGAGGAAGAGGTTCGTTTTGATCAAGATATGCCCAGCTCAACGATGCATGCAGATGATGATGCATATCACCCAATAATAGATTTTATGTCCAGCTCATCGACGTCAGCTCCCGAGGTTCAATCACCAGCGGTAATCAGAAGTGAGGGGCCTTTTCAGACATTCGCATCGTCTGGGCCTATTAGCCTGGCAGTTATGGCCCAACAGTTTAGTGGTCAGACAAGCAGCTCTTATGGGATGACTGAGGGGCCTTTACCTGCATTCACTGGACAGAGCTCTTCAATTGGGAGGAGACTGAGTTTTACCGATGTGAGTATTCTAACCATTCAAAGGCGCAGTGAGACTatattgtctcaaagaaaagaaagagttcatttgtgatcaatccaaaggtaaattttggagggttatttgcaagcgtcatatgttggggtgtgagtggatgatccgttttagagaaatttcaagtggtatgtggaaggCAGGCAAAGCGGATCTCCACCACAGTTGTCTGACGGATGATTACAGAAAGGATCATTCCAATTTGAACAATCACCTAATTGCTACTACgttgataccatatattatggtcgatccatacatcagtattaagtctgttcagcaaaaaataaaaggattgcatTTTTTTACccctagttatagaaaagcacaaaaggggcgtaagaaagctattgaaatggtatttggtgattttgaaacctctttcaagacattgccccgatacatggctgccttaaaatatttcaatccggggaccgttgttgagtgggagcaccaatcaactacaatgcaaggtgaacacatcttcaagtttctgttctgggcttataaaccaagcatcgatggattcaaaagttgcaggcctgtcatctcaatagacggtactcatctgtacggtaagtatgagatgaaactgctaattgttgttggaattgatgcaaacaataacatttttccacttgcatatgctattgttgcacgtgagagctttgagtcctggacgtggttccttgtgttgttgtggagacatattgttcgtgagagacaaggaattggacttatttctgacCGTTATCAAGGAatcttgcaatgtgtccaaacacatgattggttacaaccaccatccacacaccatagattttgcgttcggcatttgaaaagcaacttcaataaaaagttcctcaatactgaccttgagaagctaatgtggttggcggctacagagcaccagaagaagaagtataaaatgaggatgaaacaaatcaaaacaatgtcaTCTCCAGCGTATTTGTGGTTAAAAGCTCTTCCGGAGGAAAAATGGACATTGCataaggacaacggtcataggtggggggctatgacaacgaatgtctccgAATCTTAtaacggtttattgaagaaagctcgtggattgccagttactgccatggtccgttatacgtttaaaaatcttgttgatcggtttgttgagagaagcacccttgctgatttgttgattgcggataaaaaattttggccgcgcgctgttgaaaagaagtttgatgaatactgggagaggtccctaaagcatactgacatgcagcaatacaatgcaactgaaggggtctttgagattctaacatttgcacacgaaggtaagggcg is drawn from Lycium barbarum isolate Lr01 chromosome 8, ASM1917538v2, whole genome shotgun sequence and contains these coding sequences:
- the LOC132608327 gene encoding serine/threonine-protein phosphatase 7 long form homolog, coding for MRDLRAMNEQAWGAAALSYLYTCLCRASLRKTKDVWAWERIIPMQPPCRALPPHTALARRWTHRKSHENEARDVLPIFMLMWQPYSEAIINRLPEWCLRGRDIWMAKVPLICGIYREWHMVDRVLRQFGRKQHIPGPCAEIDPFHYKRDKRYAIKVEDQEYFTETDFLWGNRRDSLIQAEYETQDPQSLSEYFCWYRRHSRTFIGNPAHKVDRGYQHMAGRHEALALGHQESYRLAQQTIQDPTKSNEVKEIAEMFSHINTESMAAASLGTMLSFAPYYTPPAEYVEPPTMQVPRHQRPNVPRPAARGRGRQSGNRRGRTPVDHQLVDEEEVRFDQDMPSSTMHADDDAYHPIIDFMSSSSTSAPEVQSPAVIRSEGPFQTFASSGPISLAVMAQQFSGQTSSSYGMTEGPLPAFTGQSSSIGRRLSFTDWYVEGRQSGSPPQLSDG